The following are encoded together in the Pedobacter sp. D749 genome:
- the def gene encoding peptide deformylase, giving the protein MKLPIVAYGDPVLKKVGTDIDKDYPELKQLISDMFDTMYYANGVGLAAPQIGLPIRLFIVDTGEDEDGNPGYKKVFINARILEETGEAWSFNEGCLSIPDIRENIMRKPNIKITYFDENWIEHTDDVDGMPARVIQHEYDHIEGKLFTDKVSVLRKTMLKSKLDAISKGNIKTDYKMKFPNKSKKR; this is encoded by the coding sequence ATGAAATTACCAATAGTAGCTTACGGCGATCCGGTTTTAAAAAAGGTGGGTACCGATATCGATAAAGATTATCCGGAATTAAAACAATTAATCAGCGATATGTTCGACACCATGTATTACGCCAATGGGGTGGGTCTTGCTGCACCTCAGATTGGTTTACCGATCCGTTTGTTTATTGTAGATACCGGAGAAGATGAAGACGGTAATCCAGGCTATAAAAAAGTATTTATCAATGCCAGAATTTTAGAAGAAACTGGCGAAGCCTGGAGTTTTAACGAAGGTTGTTTAAGCATTCCTGATATCCGCGAAAACATTATGCGCAAGCCAAATATCAAGATCACCTATTTCGACGAAAACTGGATAGAGCATACTGATGATGTTGATGGAATGCCTGCACGTGTAATCCAGCACGAATACGACCATATTGAAGGTAAACTCTTTACAGACAAAGTAAGTGTATTGCGTAAAACCATGCTTAAAAGTAAACTGGATGCGATTTCGAAAGGAAATATCAAAACAGATTACAAAATGAAGTTTCCGAATAAGAGCAAAAAAAGATAG
- a CDS encoding pitrilysin family protein yields MEYNVHTLPNGIRILHVPAASAISHACIIVNTGSRDEPEGKAGLAHFIEHLIFKRTEKRSTNQILNRLESVGADLNAYTTKEYTCVHASFLNPYLDRTLDLFNDIIFHSTFPEEEMDKEKSVILDEISSYLDQPEEAINDDFEDMLFAGHALGNNILGTSESVQNFTREDVIKFRKANYRTNEIVVAVLGNYTLNSVVNKGNKYFADAEENNPVKKRIKPGILPQSNTTIYKPIMQAHCILGTQAYSTYQSQKVPLMLLNNYFGGNGMSSVLNLQIREKYGIAYTIESNFSPLSDTGIFSIYFGTDKEKQVKALSLIFKEIKKLREHPLNELQLQKAKNKFIGQIALGEENRIGLIISMAKSLIDHNKIDSLETVFEKINAVTTSQMAEVTDEILNIEQLNIFTFCPIEE; encoded by the coding sequence ATGGAATACAATGTTCACACTTTGCCAAATGGCATACGCATATTGCATGTGCCTGCGGCCTCTGCCATATCCCACGCATGCATTATCGTTAATACAGGATCGCGGGACGAGCCTGAAGGGAAAGCAGGTTTAGCACATTTTATTGAGCACCTGATCTTTAAGCGTACCGAAAAACGAAGCACCAACCAGATTTTAAACCGGCTGGAGAGCGTTGGGGCAGACTTAAATGCCTATACCACAAAAGAATATACCTGCGTACATGCTTCTTTTTTAAATCCTTATTTAGATAGAACTTTAGATCTCTTTAACGACATTATCTTCCATTCTACTTTTCCTGAAGAAGAAATGGATAAAGAAAAAAGTGTAATTCTGGACGAAATTTCATCTTATTTAGATCAGCCCGAAGAAGCTATTAATGATGATTTCGAAGATATGCTTTTCGCCGGGCATGCATTGGGAAACAATATTTTGGGTACATCAGAATCTGTTCAAAACTTTACCCGTGAGGATGTCATCAAGTTCAGAAAAGCCAATTACCGCACCAACGAAATTGTGGTGGCTGTTTTAGGAAATTATACTTTAAACAGCGTTGTAAATAAAGGAAACAAGTATTTTGCTGATGCTGAAGAGAATAATCCGGTTAAAAAAAGAATTAAACCAGGCATACTTCCACAGAGCAATACTACCATTTACAAACCAATTATGCAGGCGCATTGTATTTTAGGTACACAGGCCTATTCTACCTATCAGTCGCAAAAAGTTCCTTTAATGCTGCTTAACAATTACTTTGGTGGTAATGGAATGAGCTCTGTTTTAAACCTGCAGATCAGGGAGAAATACGGGATTGCTTATACCATCGAATCCAATTTTTCGCCCTTGAGTGATACTGGTATTTTTTCCATTTATTTCGGAACAGATAAAGAAAAACAAGTCAAAGCGCTCTCTTTAATCTTTAAGGAGATCAAAAAGCTGAGAGAACATCCTCTAAATGAATTGCAGTTACAAAAAGCCAAGAATAAATTTATCGGACAGATTGCTTTGGGAGAAGAAAACAGGATTGGTTTAATCATTTCAATGGCCAAAAGCCTGATCGATCACAACAAGATCGATTCTCTGGAAACTGTTTTTGAGAAAATAAATGCAGTTACAACCAGCCAAATGGCAGAAGTTACGGATGAGATTTTAAATATTGAGCAACTGAATATCTTTACTTTCTGCCCAATAGAGGAATAA
- a CDS encoding S9 family peptidase produces the protein MKAITWPDAKAPIAEIIPHQRVIHGDTVVDNYYWMIDYFKKGPDSTNVVDYLKAENAYLDTMMKSTDQFQADLFKEMKGRIKEKDESVPVFRNGYYYYSRTEDGQQYFKYCRKKGSLSAAEEILLDVDQLAKGHSYYSATGFSVSPDNKLLAFGVDQVSRRQYTINIKNLETGEMLKDAITNTEGGVAWANDNKTFFYTSKNPVTLLSEKIKKHVLGSDAKTDAVVYDEKDNTNYIGVGKSKNGKYIFIASQGTLTSEYKIVDADHPESPFKVFAARSKDVLYDVMPVDGKFLILTNWNAKNFRLMECPLDKTEKENWKEVVPHRADVLLESVEEFKDFTVLSERKNGLTELRVLKKDKSDYYIKFDEPVYDAGVGSNPEYNSTTLRYAYTSLTTPNSTYDYDLIKKDQKLMKQQEVLGGYNPKDYVTERVFATAKDGTKVPIALVYKKGFEKNGKSPLLLYGYGSYGSNSDVYFSSPRLSLLNRGFVFAIANIRGGQEMGRQWYEDGKLMKKKNTFTDFIAAGEYLIDQKYTSKGHLYAHGGSAGGLLMGAVANMAPDLWNGLIADVPFVDVINTMLDESIPLTTNEFDEWGNPKQKAAYDYMKSYSPYENIEKKAYPNMLVTTGLHDSQVQYFEPAKWVAKLRATKTDKNVLLLKTNMEFGHGGASGRFDYLKDVSLRWAFLFSLEGITK, from the coding sequence ATGAAAGCAATAACGTGGCCTGATGCAAAGGCACCCATAGCGGAAATTATTCCGCACCAAAGAGTTATACACGGCGATACCGTAGTAGATAATTATTATTGGATGATCGATTACTTTAAAAAAGGACCAGACAGTACGAATGTGGTAGATTATTTAAAAGCCGAAAATGCTTATCTGGATACCATGATGAAGAGTACCGATCAATTTCAGGCAGATTTATTTAAGGAAATGAAAGGTCGGATCAAAGAAAAAGACGAATCGGTTCCGGTTTTTAGAAATGGCTACTACTATTACTCACGCACAGAGGATGGACAGCAATATTTTAAATACTGCCGTAAAAAAGGAAGTTTATCTGCAGCTGAAGAAATCCTGCTGGATGTAGATCAACTGGCAAAAGGCCATTCCTATTACAGCGCCACCGGATTTAGTGTTAGTCCCGATAATAAACTTTTAGCTTTTGGTGTTGATCAGGTTTCGCGCCGTCAGTACACCATTAACATAAAAAATTTAGAGACTGGCGAAATGTTAAAAGATGCCATTACCAATACAGAAGGTGGGGTGGCTTGGGCTAATGATAATAAAACGTTCTTTTACACATCAAAAAATCCTGTTACGTTACTTAGTGAAAAAATTAAAAAACATGTACTAGGTTCAGATGCCAAAACAGATGCGGTAGTTTACGATGAGAAAGATAACACCAACTATATCGGTGTAGGCAAATCGAAAAACGGAAAGTATATTTTTATCGCTTCACAGGGAACGCTTACTTCGGAATATAAAATAGTAGATGCCGACCATCCGGAAAGTCCTTTTAAAGTTTTTGCAGCCCGATCAAAAGATGTATTGTATGATGTAATGCCCGTTGATGGCAAATTTTTGATCTTAACCAACTGGAACGCCAAGAATTTCCGTTTAATGGAATGTCCGCTGGATAAAACTGAAAAAGAAAACTGGAAAGAGGTGGTTCCGCACCGTGCAGATGTTTTATTGGAAAGCGTTGAAGAATTTAAAGATTTCACTGTTTTATCTGAGCGTAAAAACGGATTAACGGAGTTGCGTGTACTTAAAAAAGACAAAAGCGATTATTATATCAAATTTGATGAACCAGTTTATGATGCTGGCGTAGGCTCAAATCCCGAATACAACAGCACAACCTTACGTTATGCTTATACCTCATTAACTACTCCAAACTCTACTTACGATTACGATCTGATAAAAAAAGACCAGAAACTAATGAAACAACAGGAAGTTCTGGGCGGCTATAATCCGAAAGATTATGTTACTGAGCGTGTTTTTGCAACGGCGAAAGATGGCACTAAAGTGCCAATTGCCCTGGTTTATAAAAAGGGCTTCGAAAAGAATGGAAAATCACCTCTGTTACTTTATGGTTATGGTTCTTATGGCTCAAATTCGGATGTTTATTTCTCTTCGCCACGTTTGAGTTTGTTGAATAGAGGCTTTGTATTTGCCATCGCCAATATCCGTGGTGGACAGGAAATGGGCCGTCAATGGTACGAAGATGGAAAACTGATGAAAAAGAAAAACACCTTCACCGATTTTATTGCTGCAGGAGAATATTTAATTGATCAGAAATATACCTCAAAAGGCCATTTATATGCCCATGGTGGCAGTGCGGGTGGTTTATTAATGGGAGCCGTAGCCAACATGGCACCCGATTTATGGAACGGTCTTATTGCTGATGTTCCTTTTGTGGATGTAATTAATACTATGCTGGATGAAAGCATTCCACTTACCACAAACGAATTTGATGAGTGGGGCAATCCGAAACAAAAAGCGGCTTACGATTATATGAAAAGTTATTCTCCATATGAAAATATTGAGAAAAAAGCTTACCCAAATATGTTGGTTACGACAGGCTTACACGATAGCCAAGTACAGTATTTCGAACCGGCAAAATGGGTAGCTAAATTAAGGGCCACAAAAACTGACAAAAATGTGCTATTGCTTAAAACCAACATGGAATTTGGTCATGGCGGTGCCTCTGGCCGTTTTGATTATTTAAAAGATGTCTCCTTACGCTGGGCGTTTTTATTCTCGCTGGAGGGAATAACTAAATAA
- the proB gene encoding glutamate 5-kinase encodes MKLGYKKIVVKVGSNVITQANGLPDEARIKHLVNQLADIKTQGIEVILVSSGAVASGRSLIKVSEKQDAVTTRQLLAAIGQVKLINTYSNFFAAHAIQCAQVLVTKEDFRDRAHYLNMKNCLQILLQNEVIPVVNENDVVSVTELMFTDNDELAGLIASMLNADALIILSNVNGIYNGDPKIERSAVIEEINGSVANLASFIQTGKSQFGRGGMITKSTMAQKVAKLGITVHIANGMKDDVLTSLLNNQLVHTRFVPEKSKSGKKKWIAHSETAATGVVKLNDGAKTVLTSGKATSLLPVGIIEIQTDFLKGDIIKIIDEKNNLIGLGIAEYGSDKARERIGQKKQKALVHYDYFYSAI; translated from the coding sequence ATGAAATTAGGGTATAAAAAGATAGTTGTTAAAGTTGGTTCGAATGTAATTACGCAGGCGAATGGTTTGCCGGATGAGGCAAGGATCAAACACCTTGTAAATCAACTGGCAGATATTAAAACGCAGGGTATTGAAGTAATTTTGGTTTCTTCAGGTGCGGTGGCATCGGGCAGAAGTTTGATCAAAGTATCCGAAAAACAGGATGCCGTAACGACCCGACAACTATTGGCGGCCATTGGTCAGGTTAAACTGATCAACACCTACTCCAATTTCTTTGCAGCACATGCTATACAATGCGCGCAGGTTTTGGTTACCAAAGAAGATTTCCGCGACCGTGCACATTATTTAAACATGAAAAACTGTTTGCAGATCTTGCTTCAGAACGAGGTAATTCCTGTTGTGAACGAAAACGATGTGGTTTCGGTTACTGAGCTGATGTTTACCGATAACGATGAACTGGCAGGGTTAATTGCTTCGATGTTAAATGCCGATGCCCTGATTATTCTGTCGAATGTAAACGGCATCTACAACGGCGATCCGAAAATTGAAAGATCGGCTGTTATTGAGGAAATTAATGGTTCGGTTGCTAACCTGGCATCCTTTATACAAACGGGCAAATCGCAGTTTGGCCGTGGTGGAATGATTACCAAATCGACCATGGCGCAAAAAGTTGCTAAATTGGGTATAACGGTTCATATTGCCAATGGAATGAAAGATGATGTGCTGACTTCTCTATTAAACAATCAACTGGTGCATACGCGCTTTGTTCCCGAGAAAAGCAAATCGGGCAAGAAAAAATGGATTGCCCATTCCGAAACAGCAGCAACCGGTGTGGTAAAGCTAAACGATGGTGCCAAAACGGTATTAACTTCCGGTAAAGCCACCAGTTTATTACCCGTAGGAATTATCGAAATCCAAACAGACTTTTTAAAAGGTGATATTATTAAAATTATCGACGAAAAAAATAACCTGATTGGATTGGGAATAGCAGAATATGGTTCTGATAAAGCCAGAGAACGCATCGGACAGAAAAAGCAAAAAGCGCTTGTACATTACGATTATTTTTACTCAGCTATTTAA
- a CDS encoding glutamate-5-semialdehyde dehydrogenase codes for MDYKQYFEKAKLAGRTLISFGKEKTNAVLTDLAEALVTNTAEILTENTKDLAKMTIEDPKYDRLKLSAARIADIANDLKNVAGLNSPLGKILSDKTLENQLHIQKVSVPLGVVGVIYEARPNVTADVFSLCFKAGNVAVLKGGSDAEFSNLAIAKVIHQVLDNHKINRDVLTLLPAERTATEALLNAQGFVDVLIPRGSQSLINYVRENSKIPVIETGAGIVHTYFDESGNLDKGKAIIFNAKTRRVSVCNSLDCVLINENRLNDLPALLSPLADGNVELYADEKSYAILKSSYPAHLLNQATPEHFGTEFLSLKLAVKVVANLAEALNHIADYSSKHSEAIISEDATNIAQFLNEVDAAAVYANASTGFTDGAQFGLGAEIGISTQKLHARGPMGLEELTSYKWVVRGDGQVRG; via the coding sequence ATGGATTACAAACAATATTTCGAAAAAGCAAAACTGGCTGGTCGCACTTTGATTAGCTTTGGTAAAGAAAAAACAAATGCAGTTCTAACAGATCTGGCTGAGGCTTTAGTGACCAATACAGCAGAAATCCTTACTGAAAACACAAAGGATTTAGCCAAAATGACCATCGAAGACCCCAAATACGACAGGCTAAAGTTGAGCGCCGCACGCATTGCAGATATTGCTAATGATCTTAAAAATGTTGCAGGCTTAAACAGCCCCCTAGGTAAAATTCTTTCAGATAAAACGCTGGAAAATCAGCTACATATCCAAAAGGTTAGTGTGCCTTTGGGTGTTGTAGGTGTAATTTACGAAGCACGGCCTAATGTTACTGCCGATGTGTTTTCGCTTTGTTTTAAGGCCGGGAATGTTGCCGTGTTAAAAGGTGGCAGCGACGCTGAATTTTCTAACCTGGCGATTGCAAAAGTGATACATCAGGTATTGGATAATCATAAAATCAATCGGGATGTTTTAACCTTATTACCTGCAGAGAGAACTGCAACCGAAGCTTTATTAAATGCCCAGGGTTTTGTAGATGTATTGATCCCAAGGGGAAGTCAATCGTTGATTAATTACGTCCGCGAAAACAGTAAAATCCCAGTTATCGAAACCGGTGCGGGCATTGTACATACTTATTTTGATGAATCTGGCAACTTAGATAAAGGTAAAGCAATTATTTTCAATGCGAAAACCAGGAGGGTAAGTGTATGTAATTCTTTAGATTGTGTGTTAATTAACGAAAATAGACTGAATGATCTGCCTGCACTTTTATCCCCTCTTGCAGATGGAAATGTAGAATTATACGCTGATGAGAAAAGTTATGCAATATTAAAATCTTCTTATCCTGCTCACTTACTAAATCAAGCCACACCAGAACATTTTGGAACGGAATTTTTATCATTAAAGCTGGCTGTTAAAGTTGTAGCGAATTTAGCAGAAGCATTGAACCATATTGCCGATTATAGCTCGAAACATAGTGAAGCCATTATTTCTGAAGATGCTACCAATATCGCCCAATTTTTAAATGAAGTAGATGCCGCTGCTGTATATGCCAATGCCTCTACAGGTTTTACCGATGGCGCTCAATTTGGTCTCGGTGCCGAAATTGGTATCAGCACGCAAAAACTTCATGCCCGTGGACCAATGGGTTTGGAAGAATTAACCAGTTATAAATGGGTGGTACGGGGTGATGGGCAAGTGAGGGGGTAA
- a CDS encoding MBL fold metallo-hydrolase RNA specificity domain-containing protein: MKLTFWGAAQQVTGSMHLLEIGHYKILIDCGLDYEKETYQEENQQFPFDPASINLVILTHAHIDHSGNLPTLVRLGFDGQVLCTPPTADLTSILLFDSVELFLRKAGRKPRTKRGNFSGPKPLYLHKHVMDTIDRFVTIAFNKPFKINGDISLTFVPVGHLLGAAAAILTINDHGIDKKIAFTGDIGRENYPVLVNPEPLPEVDYLISEATYGGRVHTKDQTLEERLVQEITEACIKSPGRLIIPAFSIGRTQSLVFALNQIFTKKLLPPVQIFVDSPMAIQATEVYRKHHNLVNQEAKDFYQTMGDEFEFEHLAYVQTMKESKDVSNYFDPCIIISSAGMLEGGRIQDHLYYNIQNYYCTILFIGYCAKGTLGYKLLSGAPIVRIKDREMMVYATIRQTDLLSGHGDHNDLVKTIKQTGQPKKVFLVHGEDKSLQSLSLALQEDGFNVEVPERGEVFEL, translated from the coding sequence ATGAAGTTAACGTTTTGGGGCGCAGCACAACAAGTAACAGGAAGTATGCACCTGCTCGAAATTGGGCATTATAAAATACTGATAGATTGTGGATTAGATTACGAGAAGGAAACCTACCAGGAAGAAAACCAACAATTCCCCTTCGATCCGGCAAGTATAAACCTGGTAATTTTAACTCATGCACATATTGATCACTCTGGTAATCTGCCTACATTGGTTCGATTGGGTTTTGATGGTCAGGTACTTTGTACGCCGCCCACAGCCGATCTTACTTCGATATTATTATTCGATTCCGTTGAACTTTTCTTAAGAAAGGCAGGTCGTAAACCCAGAACTAAACGTGGTAATTTCAGCGGACCCAAACCGTTGTACCTGCACAAACACGTAATGGATACCATTGATCGTTTCGTAACCATTGCTTTCAATAAACCATTTAAGATTAATGGGGATATTAGCTTAACCTTTGTTCCTGTTGGCCATTTGCTGGGTGCCGCCGCAGCTATTTTAACTATAAATGATCACGGTATAGATAAAAAAATAGCCTTTACCGGCGATATCGGCAGAGAGAACTACCCAGTATTGGTTAATCCTGAGCCGCTGCCAGAGGTTGACTATCTTATAAGTGAAGCCACTTATGGCGGCAGGGTGCACACCAAAGACCAAACACTGGAAGAAAGATTAGTTCAGGAAATTACAGAAGCCTGTATCAAAAGTCCTGGACGATTGATTATTCCGGCATTTAGTATTGGCCGGACCCAATCGCTGGTATTTGCCTTAAACCAGATATTCACCAAAAAATTATTGCCACCTGTTCAAATCTTTGTAGACAGCCCAATGGCGATTCAAGCCACGGAGGTTTACCGCAAACACCATAACCTGGTGAATCAGGAAGCAAAAGATTTTTACCAGACCATGGGTGATGAGTTTGAATTTGAGCACCTGGCTTACGTTCAAACCATGAAAGAAAGTAAAGATGTTTCTAATTATTTCGATCCCTGCATTATTATTTCATCTGCCGGCATGTTAGAAGGTGGAAGGATTCAGGATCACCTGTATTATAACATTCAGAACTATTATTGTACCATCCTTTTTATTGGTTACTGCGCAAAAGGAACGCTTGGGTATAAGTTATTAAGCGGAGCACCTATTGTGCGCATTAAAGACCGGGAAATGATGGTTTACGCCACCATCCGCCAAACCGATCTGTTAAGCGGCCACGGCGACCATAACGATTTAGTGAAAACAATTAAACAAACCGGTCAGCCTAAAAAAGTTTTCCTGGTGCACGGAGAAGATAAAAGCCTGCAAAGTTTATCACTGGCATTGCAAGAAGATGGTTTTAATGTAGAAGTACCTGAAAGGGGAGAGGTTTTTGAACTTTAG
- a CDS encoding type 1 glutamine amidotransferase domain-containing protein, which translates to MNKKVLFVLTSHDELGNTGLKTGFWSEELAAPYYALADKGIDIVLASPKGGQPPIDPKSEDPSFQTETTKRMDKDTALLAKLKNTISLDDIKMDDYDAVFYPGGHGPLWDLAESATSQQLITEFYTANKPVAFVCHAPGVLKDVKINGEYLVNGKNVTGFTNTEEEAVQLTNVVPFLVEDMLIKNGGHYSKIADWNPYAVVDGLLITGQNPASSEKVAEELLKLLA; encoded by the coding sequence ATGAATAAGAAAGTTTTATTCGTGCTTACAAGCCACGACGAATTAGGAAATACAGGTTTAAAAACAGGTTTTTGGTCAGAAGAATTGGCAGCGCCATATTATGCCTTAGCAGACAAAGGTATTGATATTGTATTGGCCTCACCAAAAGGTGGTCAGCCACCAATTGACCCTAAAAGTGAAGATCCTTCTTTTCAAACCGAAACGACGAAAAGAATGGATAAAGACACTGCTCTTTTGGCCAAATTAAAAAATACCATCTCATTGGATGATATAAAAATGGATGATTATGATGCAGTTTTCTATCCTGGTGGCCACGGACCACTTTGGGATTTAGCAGAAAGCGCAACTTCACAACAGCTCATTACCGAATTCTATACCGCCAACAAGCCTGTTGCTTTTGTATGTCATGCTCCGGGAGTGCTTAAGGATGTAAAGATAAATGGTGAATACCTGGTGAACGGAAAAAATGTAACCGGCTTTACCAATACCGAAGAAGAAGCTGTACAATTAACAAACGTAGTGCCTTTCTTGGTAGAGGATATGTTAATAAAAAATGGTGGACATTACAGCAAGATAGCTGATTGGAATCCCTATGCTGTAGTTGATGGCTTATTGATTACCGGACAAAATCCTGCCTCATCAGAAAAAGTTGCAGAAGAATTATTAAAGCTTCTTGCCTAA
- a CDS encoding Crp/Fnr family transcriptional regulator, whose amino-acid sequence MSFELKTHLEEIVSLTDQEFEHITAHFKPKTLKKHQYLIQEDEFVNHIYFVVKGLLKATFTDANGKEYIIQFAMENWWLSDFRAFYGHVKSITNISCLENSELLSITKDNLDQLCRESHKMEHFFRIKNSLGYVALQQRILSLLTTSPKERFEQLAQQYPQLMQRVSKTIIAAYLGISRETLSRLSAKV is encoded by the coding sequence ATGAGTTTTGAATTAAAAACACACCTCGAAGAAATCGTTTCCCTCACCGATCAGGAGTTTGAACATATAACAGCACATTTCAAACCTAAAACGCTTAAAAAACACCAGTACCTGATCCAGGAAGACGAATTTGTCAATCACATTTATTTTGTAGTTAAAGGTTTATTAAAGGCCACATTTACAGATGCCAATGGTAAAGAGTATATCATCCAGTTTGCGATGGAAAACTGGTGGCTTTCCGATTTCAGGGCTTTTTATGGTCACGTTAAATCGATTACTAACATCAGCTGCTTAGAAAACTCCGAACTACTCTCCATCACCAAAGATAATTTAGATCAGCTTTGCCGCGAAAGCCATAAAATGGAGCATTTTTTCAGGATAAAAAACAGTTTGGGCTATGTAGCTTTACAGCAAAGGATTTTATCACTTTTAACCACAAGCCCGAAAGAGCGTTTTGAACAACTCGCTCAACAGTATCCGCAATTGATGCAACGGGTTTCAAAAACAATAATCGCAGCATACCTGGGTATTTCCAGAGAAACCTTAAGCAGGCTTTCCGCAAAAGTGTGA
- a CDS encoding vancomycin high temperature exclusion protein → MKIKKIIKLLFYTFILGVLIVLIINLFVKHQTNPAIYSNEQDVPKTKVGIIFGAGINNNKPSKYLKDRLDAGIKLYKNHKIDKILLSGDNGSDAHDELTVMKLYCYENGVDTNKIYLDYAGFDSYSTLYRSKFIFNIDTAILVSQKYHLNRCINIGNKLGIKSYGFAADEGTYQGFKYASFREYFAIVKSTIDLMIGRQPHFLGEKVNINGPSNYTKE, encoded by the coding sequence ATGAAAATCAAAAAAATCATTAAACTGCTCTTCTATACTTTTATTTTGGGTGTCCTTATAGTATTGATTATAAACTTGTTTGTAAAACACCAGACTAATCCGGCCATTTATTCGAATGAGCAAGATGTACCAAAAACTAAAGTGGGTATTATTTTTGGAGCAGGAATAAACAACAATAAACCCAGTAAGTATTTAAAAGACAGGCTTGATGCTGGCATAAAACTTTATAAAAACCATAAAATTGATAAAATTCTGTTGTCAGGAGACAATGGGAGTGATGCGCACGACGAATTAACAGTAATGAAACTTTACTGCTATGAAAATGGTGTTGATACCAATAAAATTTACCTTGATTACGCTGGTTTTGATAGCTACTCTACGCTGTACAGGTCAAAATTTATTTTCAATATCGATACCGCGATCCTGGTATCGCAAAAATATCACCTAAACAGGTGTATCAATATTGGCAATAAACTGGGTATTAAGTCTTACGGTTTTGCTGCTGACGAGGGAACATATCAGGGTTTCAAATACGCTTCCTTTAGAGAGTACTTTGCTATTGTAAAATCAACAATCGACTTGATGATTGGTAGACAACCTCATTTTTTAGGCGAAAAAGTTAATATTAATGGTCCATCAAACTATACCAAGGAATAA